One Tunturibacter gelidoferens genomic region harbors:
- a CDS encoding SRPBCC domain-containing protein has translation MGTATVSPKVRTQHELQITRVFDAPRELVWRAWTDPAQMKQWYGPRQFEARNLTADVRPGGKWRDCLHSDGFTDSSGEWRTADVWQGGEYLELIEPERLVFTFHWEEGSGLPEHDTVITITFEEHAGKTTMNFHQAFFVTEEDRDGHMKGWNSSFEKLDEFLREVKHGH, from the coding sequence ATGGGTACAGCGACGGTATCTCCGAAGGTGAGGACTCAACATGAGCTGCAGATTACTCGGGTCTTCGATGCGCCACGCGAGCTGGTTTGGAGGGCGTGGACTGATCCTGCACAGATGAAGCAGTGGTACGGGCCACGCCAGTTTGAGGCTCGAAACCTGACCGCAGATGTTCGACCGGGCGGCAAGTGGCGAGACTGTTTGCACAGCGATGGATTCACCGACAGCAGTGGCGAGTGGCGGACGGCCGACGTGTGGCAGGGTGGCGAATACCTCGAACTGATTGAGCCGGAACGGCTTGTCTTCACCTTTCACTGGGAAGAGGGCAGCGGGCTTCCGGAGCACGACACCGTGATTACGATCACCTTTGAAGAGCATGCAGGCAAAACGACGATGAACTTTCACCAGGCCTTCTTCGTAACTGAAGAAGATCGAGATGGGCATATGAAGGGCTGGAACAGCAGCTTCGAGAAACTGGACGAGTTTTTGCGCGAGGTGAAGCATGGCCATTGA
- a CDS encoding SRPBCC family protein, translating to MAIEGGVMEAGLLEVCLTRRVAASPEVVFAAWIDREQLAKWWGPKGFTTRVYQVDARVGGAILVDMRSPDGVVYPMSGRFVTIDRPHRLVFVTASIDEHGKPMFEVMNTVIFNEARGGTEISLVARVIKTTTAAPQYFAGMSQGWCQSLDRLTELVA from the coding sequence ATGGCCATTGAAGGAGGCGTGATGGAGGCGGGGCTGCTTGAGGTCTGTCTGACGCGGAGAGTCGCAGCCTCGCCAGAGGTGGTGTTTGCGGCGTGGATCGATCGGGAGCAGCTGGCGAAGTGGTGGGGACCGAAGGGCTTCACCACTCGGGTGTACCAAGTGGATGCGCGTGTGGGCGGCGCAATTTTAGTCGATATGCGATCGCCGGATGGTGTGGTGTATCCGATGTCGGGACGGTTTGTGACGATCGATCGGCCGCACAGACTGGTGTTTGTGACGGCTTCGATCGATGAGCACGGCAAGCCTATGTTCGAAGTTATGAATACGGTGATCTTCAACGAAGCGCGTGGCGGAACAGAGATATCGCTGGTTGCTCGTGTGATCAAGACAACGACTGCTGCGCCGCAATACTTTGCGGGGATGTCGCAGGGTTGGTGCCAGAGCCTAGATCGGCTGACGGAGCTGGTCGCTTAG
- a CDS encoding STAS domain-containing protein, translated as MILEAELDHANATTAIFRLTGRMTLGLRLREVESRITAVTDKGVPKLILELSGVEFLDSAGLGLLMILYGKMKTHSGELRLVAPTDRVLEVLKMTCTDAILPIDPTLDAALAA; from the coding sequence ATGATCCTCGAAGCTGAGCTGGACCACGCCAACGCAACCACCGCCATCTTCCGCCTCACCGGACGCATGACCCTCGGCCTGCGCCTGCGCGAGGTCGAATCCAGGATCACCGCCGTCACCGACAAAGGCGTCCCCAAACTCATCCTCGAGCTCTCCGGCGTCGAGTTCCTTGACAGCGCAGGTCTCGGTCTCCTCATGATCCTCTACGGCAAGATGAAGACTCACAGCGGCGAACTACGCCTCGTCGCCCCCACCGACCGCGTCCTCGAGGTCCTCAAGATGACCTGCACCGACGCCATCCTCCCCATCGACCCAACTCTGGACGCCGCACTCGCGGCCTGA
- a CDS encoding GNAT family N-acetyltransferase — MIPIQQIKLPTTGIEELHAEAKRDGYDFIDTLVDEWASGVNRFEAPGEVLCGHLDHGQLVAVGGLTIDPFTSEPGTGRIRRVYVRSAWRNQGVGRALVSTLVQEARKSFRCVRLRAENAGAARLYERMGFTPIDDPDATHALFFEDLEDRA; from the coding sequence ATGATCCCGATTCAACAAATCAAGTTGCCGACCACAGGAATAGAAGAACTCCACGCCGAGGCAAAGAGAGACGGCTACGACTTCATCGACACGCTCGTTGACGAGTGGGCCAGCGGAGTCAATCGCTTCGAAGCCCCAGGCGAAGTTCTCTGCGGCCACCTCGACCACGGCCAACTCGTCGCAGTCGGCGGACTCACCATCGACCCCTTCACTTCCGAACCGGGAACAGGCCGTATCCGCCGCGTCTACGTTCGCTCCGCATGGCGCAACCAGGGAGTCGGCCGGGCTCTGGTCTCAACCCTCGTACAAGAAGCCCGAAAGAGCTTCCGCTGCGTCCGTCTCCGCGCCGAAAACGCCGGCGCAGCACGCCTCTACGAAAGAATGGGCTTCACTCCCATCGACGACCCAGACGCAACCCACGCTCTGTTCTTCGAAGATCTCGAAGATCGCGCCTGA
- the ftsZ gene encoding cell division protein FtsZ, giving the protein MSNLPNDPNDPNDLRIHYHDEIPHGARIKVIGVGGGGNNAVNRMIAANVVGVEFIAANTDVQALQVSNAPVKLQLGVKLTSGLGAGANPDVGRRAALEDSDKIIEALEGADMVFVTAGLGGGTGTGAAPVIASLASEMGALTVAVVTRPFAFEGKRRMQQAERGMQELLESVDTVIVIPNEKLLAVAKDAGFFESFRIADDVLRQGVQGISDIITIPGVINRDFADVKTTMAGMGYAVMGTGVRSGANRAVEAAMAAMASPLLEAGAIDGARGILINITGSSSLKLSEVNEASSIIQNAAHEDANIIFGAVQDESMGDEVKITVIATGFKQQEMPQRRERMLAEATLPTMRYDVPIQPRVVTPRPASTRFASEMEPARPVHEANEVKEPVGKMEMSGPIELVPVPASVFDDDFFRAPGARGERAAEVNRPEGGQVDRARDVTHFSAPVRVQQEDVRGGTDEVADSQVRVPAFGSASGASADQAEPDELDIPAFLRRGN; this is encoded by the coding sequence ATGTCGAATCTGCCCAATGATCCTAACGATCCGAACGATCTCCGCATTCACTATCACGATGAGATACCGCATGGAGCGAGGATCAAGGTCATCGGCGTGGGCGGCGGCGGAAATAATGCCGTGAATCGCATGATCGCGGCGAATGTGGTTGGGGTTGAGTTTATTGCGGCGAATACGGATGTGCAGGCGCTGCAGGTTTCGAACGCGCCGGTGAAGCTGCAGCTTGGAGTGAAGCTGACGAGTGGACTGGGCGCGGGTGCAAACCCGGATGTGGGAAGGCGCGCGGCGCTGGAGGATTCGGACAAGATTATCGAGGCGCTTGAGGGCGCGGATATGGTGTTTGTGACTGCGGGGCTGGGCGGTGGTACGGGGACTGGAGCTGCTCCCGTGATTGCGAGCCTGGCGAGTGAGATGGGCGCGCTGACAGTGGCGGTGGTGACGCGGCCGTTCGCGTTTGAAGGCAAGCGGCGGATGCAGCAGGCTGAGCGCGGGATGCAGGAGCTGCTGGAGTCGGTCGATACCGTGATTGTGATTCCGAATGAGAAGCTGCTGGCGGTGGCGAAGGATGCTGGATTCTTTGAGAGCTTCCGGATTGCGGATGATGTGCTGAGGCAGGGCGTGCAGGGGATCTCGGACATTATCACGATTCCCGGTGTGATCAATCGTGACTTCGCCGATGTGAAGACGACGATGGCGGGGATGGGCTACGCGGTGATGGGAACGGGCGTTCGGTCGGGCGCGAATCGTGCGGTGGAGGCTGCGATGGCTGCGATGGCTTCGCCGCTACTGGAGGCGGGAGCGATCGATGGGGCACGTGGGATACTGATCAACATCACGGGCTCGAGCAGCTTGAAGCTGAGTGAGGTGAACGAGGCTTCGAGCATTATTCAGAATGCGGCGCATGAGGATGCGAACATCATCTTCGGTGCGGTGCAGGACGAGTCGATGGGCGATGAGGTGAAGATCACCGTGATTGCGACTGGCTTCAAGCAGCAGGAGATGCCGCAGCGGCGGGAGCGCATGCTGGCGGAGGCGACGCTGCCTACGATGCGGTATGACGTGCCGATTCAGCCGCGCGTGGTGACTCCTCGACCTGCGTCGACACGGTTTGCGAGTGAGATGGAACCGGCCAGACCGGTGCACGAGGCGAACGAAGTGAAAGAGCCGGTCGGGAAGATGGAGATGAGTGGCCCGATTGAGCTGGTTCCGGTGCCGGCGTCGGTGTTTGATGATGACTTCTTCCGTGCTCCCGGGGCTCGGGGGGAGAGGGCTGCTGAGGTAAATCGGCCGGAGGGTGGACAAGTTGACCGGGCTAGAGATGTGACTCACTTTTCTGCGCCGGTGCGCGTCCAACAGGAGGACGTTCGCGGTGGGACGGACGAGGTGGCGGACTCCCAGGTTCGTGTTCCAGCATTTGGGAGTGCATCGGGGGCGTCTGCGGATCAAGCGGAGCCGGATGAGTTGGATATTCCCGCGTTTTTGCGGCGTGGGAACTGA
- a CDS encoding penicillin-binding transpeptidase domain-containing protein, translating to MKVFGALLFGLVLGAGVSANATTSTTGKARRHSAGTARVATTVKPHSGASRSAARGTTHVVATHGFVGHHRGARPTLAVRRTRYQEHFSASSFADNLTLGDIVDGEDPLVRAAAIEALGNMNGTAIAIDPSTGRILAMVNQKLALSRGAEPCSTIKLTVALAALEEGIVRKDTPVNLGGHYHLTMTEALAHSNNLYFETLGRQLGFERVKHYANEFGLGELAGYHIQGEQLGTYPDEVLPASLGGVGRMCSFGESVSMTPLQLGALVSAIANGGTLYYLQHPETAADMATFEPKVKRVLDIAPLIPEISVGMSGAVQYGTARSLRANFSQFPVMGKTGTCSNNGTRFGWFGSFADTPKGQIVTVFFLEGGRPTFGPKAAELTGEFYRALWDKDYFLQKPTVETSGVMGGSE from the coding sequence ATGAAGGTTTTTGGCGCGCTTCTCTTCGGCCTTGTCCTTGGTGCTGGAGTGAGTGCTAACGCAACGACGAGTACCACTGGGAAGGCCAGGCGGCACTCTGCTGGGACGGCTCGGGTTGCGACTACGGTGAAACCTCATTCGGGGGCTTCGCGCTCAGCCGCGAGGGGTACGACGCACGTCGTTGCAACGCATGGGTTTGTGGGGCATCATCGAGGAGCCCGGCCGACTCTGGCTGTGCGGCGGACACGATATCAGGAACACTTTTCTGCAAGTTCGTTTGCTGACAATCTCACATTGGGCGACATCGTCGATGGAGAAGACCCGTTGGTTCGGGCGGCGGCGATTGAGGCGTTGGGCAATATGAACGGCACTGCGATCGCGATTGATCCTTCTACGGGACGGATTCTGGCGATGGTAAACCAGAAGCTGGCGCTGTCGAGAGGGGCTGAGCCCTGCTCGACGATCAAGCTGACGGTGGCTCTGGCTGCGCTGGAGGAAGGTATCGTTCGCAAAGATACACCGGTGAATCTGGGCGGGCACTATCACCTAACGATGACCGAGGCTTTGGCTCACTCGAATAACCTTTATTTTGAGACTCTTGGGCGGCAGCTCGGATTTGAGCGCGTCAAGCACTATGCCAATGAATTTGGGCTTGGCGAGCTGGCTGGATACCACATTCAGGGCGAGCAGCTCGGGACTTATCCAGATGAGGTATTGCCTGCGTCGTTGGGTGGTGTGGGGAGAATGTGCTCGTTCGGCGAGAGCGTTTCGATGACTCCGCTGCAGCTGGGGGCTCTGGTTTCGGCGATTGCCAATGGCGGAACGCTTTATTATCTGCAACATCCCGAGACTGCGGCAGACATGGCTACGTTTGAGCCCAAGGTGAAGAGGGTGCTGGACATCGCTCCGCTGATTCCGGAGATTTCCGTGGGAATGTCAGGTGCGGTGCAGTATGGAACGGCGCGTTCTCTGCGGGCTAACTTCAGCCAGTTTCCAGTCATGGGCAAGACGGGTACCTGCTCCAATAATGGCACTCGATTCGGGTGGTTTGGGTCTTTTGCGGATACGCCGAAGGGGCAGATTGTGACTGTATTTTTCCTGGAGGGCGGACGGCCCACCTTTGGTCCAAAAGCGGCTGAGTTGACCGGGGAGTTTTACCGGGCGCTGTGGGACAAGGATTATTTTTTACAGAAGCCGACGGTTGAAACCAGTGGGGTTATGGGCGGTTCTGAGTAG
- a CDS encoding NAD(P)H-hydrate dehydratase encodes MKILTATEMQAVDRWTAEEFGVSLDKLMEAAGEAVAQFCLRQYPVAMRVVVLCGKGNNGGDGFVAARVLAQAGRLVRVVLLGRVDEVRGEAATALKRLMKEFSSVEVDEVGDEAGLTACANAVGEAELLLDALVGTGFKPPLRGLAVLLREMVEKLETPVVAVDLPSGWDANSVEQTAEGSFRADAVVTFTAPKIAHVFGHLTRSEKSGGAFGPVVVAAIGSPEDAVVSASGLTWAGASKALAERPRDVNSNKGKFGHVLVVGGSYGKAGAPAMASLACLRAGAGLVTAAVPKSILDSVTRIAPELMMVPLAEGTKGAVSFKNLDGAKLDALVKRISVVAVGPGLSTEGDAPAFARQIVEKTTVPVVIDADALNAFEGKTDLLNGEGRVMVLTPHPGEMARLAGMTVKEVEADRVGLARRFATKHKLTLVLKGWRTLIAHPDGSIAVNTSGNPAMAKGGSGDILTGIVAAMLAQFPNDVARAVETAVYLHGLAADYAAHAMDEHTVLATDTVTHLSDAFRYRVRDEDGLVWICGLRG; translated from the coding sequence ATGAAGATTCTTACGGCGACAGAGATGCAGGCGGTGGATCGGTGGACTGCGGAGGAGTTTGGGGTATCCCTGGATAAGTTGATGGAGGCGGCTGGCGAGGCGGTGGCTCAGTTCTGTCTGCGGCAGTATCCGGTGGCGATGCGGGTGGTGGTGTTGTGTGGGAAGGGCAACAACGGCGGGGATGGTTTTGTTGCGGCGCGGGTGCTGGCGCAGGCGGGGCGATTGGTGCGGGTAGTTTTGCTGGGACGGGTGGATGAGGTCAGGGGAGAGGCGGCTACGGCGCTGAAGCGGCTGATGAAGGAGTTTTCGTCTGTTGAGGTGGATGAGGTGGGGGATGAGGCCGGGCTGACGGCCTGCGCAAATGCTGTGGGGGAGGCGGAGTTGTTGCTGGATGCGTTGGTTGGGACTGGATTCAAGCCGCCGCTGCGTGGGCTTGCGGTTTTGTTGCGGGAGATGGTGGAGAAGCTGGAGACTCCGGTGGTGGCCGTGGATCTGCCTTCGGGGTGGGATGCGAATTCGGTGGAGCAGACCGCAGAGGGCTCGTTTCGGGCCGACGCTGTGGTGACCTTTACGGCGCCGAAGATAGCGCATGTGTTTGGGCACCTGACGCGGAGTGAAAAGAGCGGCGGGGCGTTTGGGCCGGTAGTGGTTGCGGCGATCGGGTCTCCTGAGGATGCCGTGGTTTCGGCGAGTGGGTTGACGTGGGCGGGTGCTTCGAAGGCGCTGGCAGAGAGGCCGCGGGATGTGAATTCGAATAAAGGCAAGTTCGGGCACGTGTTGGTGGTGGGGGGAAGCTATGGGAAGGCGGGGGCTCCGGCGATGGCGTCGTTGGCGTGTTTGCGGGCGGGGGCAGGGCTGGTGACGGCTGCGGTGCCGAAGAGCATCCTGGATTCTGTGACGCGGATTGCGCCGGAGTTGATGATGGTGCCGCTGGCGGAGGGGACCAAGGGCGCGGTTTCGTTCAAGAATCTGGATGGGGCGAAGCTGGATGCGCTGGTGAAGAGGATTTCGGTTGTGGCAGTGGGTCCTGGGCTGTCGACCGAGGGGGATGCTCCTGCATTTGCGCGACAGATCGTGGAGAAGACCACGGTACCGGTGGTGATCGATGCGGATGCGCTGAATGCTTTTGAGGGAAAGACGGATTTGCTGAATGGGGAGGGACGGGTGATGGTTCTGACGCCGCATCCAGGGGAGATGGCGCGGTTGGCTGGGATGACGGTGAAAGAGGTGGAGGCGGATCGCGTGGGGCTGGCACGGAGGTTTGCGACGAAGCACAAGCTGACGCTGGTGCTGAAGGGGTGGCGAACCCTTATTGCGCATCCGGATGGTTCGATTGCCGTGAACACGAGTGGGAATCCGGCGATGGCGAAGGGCGGGAGTGGGGATATTCTGACGGGGATTGTGGCCGCGATGCTTGCTCAGTTTCCGAATGATGTGGCTCGCGCCGTGGAGACAGCGGTGTACCTGCACGGTCTGGCTGCGGACTATGCAGCGCATGCGATGGATGAGCATACTGTACTTGCAACCGATACCGTTACACATTTGTCGGATGCGTTTCGATATCGAGTGAGGGATGAGGATGGGTTGGTTTGGATTTGCGGGTTGCGAGGATAG
- a CDS encoding DHA2 family efflux MFS transporter permease subunit, with the protein MNATVGYKPKHNPWIIAVTVTLATIMEVLDTSIANVALPHIAGSLGASQDESTWVITSYLVANAVVLPVGAYLGTIIGRKRFYMTCVAVFGISSFLCGLAPSLPLLLFFRVIQRLGGGGLQPSEQSILADTFPPEKRGQAFAVYGLAVITAPIVGPTLGGWITDNYDWRWIFFINIPVAILSLFLTHRLIEDPPAIKEEVKAARRGGFKLDYVGFGLIALTFGSLEVVLDKGQQDDWFSSHFIVSFLAVTVIGLACLVIWELRQERVESKPILDLRLFTRRNFSVSFLMMFVLGFTLYATTVLLPQLLQSLMGYTAESAGMAMSSGGLATIICMPIVGILISRIDGRYLIMFGFASIAVALFHMTSLDLQMSFSYAAVLRFYQSIGLAFLFVPINSMIYLGIDPRKNNDVSGLSNLARNIGGSAGTSFFTTVLARHQQVHQTYLVQNVVGSSQQWMSSVHALTSSLQHGSAALSDAQRGACLRIYQSLEAQASVLSYIDVLSMLAVFCACMIPMALLMQKPPKGMQASAH; encoded by the coding sequence ATGAACGCAACCGTAGGATACAAGCCAAAACATAACCCCTGGATCATCGCCGTGACCGTGACTTTGGCGACCATCATGGAGGTTCTGGATACGTCCATCGCCAACGTAGCCTTGCCTCATATCGCCGGATCACTCGGAGCATCGCAGGACGAGTCAACCTGGGTGATTACCTCTTACCTTGTGGCGAATGCAGTCGTACTTCCTGTAGGGGCCTACCTGGGCACCATCATCGGGCGCAAACGCTTCTACATGACCTGCGTCGCCGTCTTCGGTATTAGCTCATTCCTGTGCGGGCTGGCTCCGTCGCTTCCTCTCCTCTTGTTCTTCCGAGTCATCCAGCGTCTAGGTGGCGGAGGTCTGCAGCCGTCGGAGCAGTCAATCCTTGCCGACACGTTTCCGCCAGAGAAACGGGGACAGGCCTTCGCCGTCTACGGACTCGCCGTCATCACAGCACCCATCGTCGGCCCGACCTTGGGAGGTTGGATAACCGACAACTATGACTGGCGTTGGATCTTCTTCATCAACATCCCCGTCGCCATCTTGTCTCTCTTTCTCACCCATCGCCTCATTGAAGATCCTCCCGCGATCAAAGAAGAAGTAAAGGCGGCGCGCAGAGGAGGATTCAAGCTCGACTACGTCGGCTTCGGTCTGATCGCCCTGACATTCGGCTCGCTGGAGGTCGTGCTCGACAAAGGCCAGCAGGACGATTGGTTCTCATCGCATTTCATCGTCTCCTTCCTCGCGGTCACCGTAATCGGCCTCGCCTGTCTGGTGATCTGGGAGCTTCGACAGGAACGAGTTGAGAGCAAGCCGATTCTCGATCTCCGGCTCTTCACCCGAAGAAACTTCTCCGTCTCATTCCTGATGATGTTCGTTCTCGGCTTTACTCTCTACGCCACTACGGTCCTGCTGCCGCAACTGCTCCAATCGTTGATGGGATACACCGCCGAGAGCGCTGGGATGGCAATGTCCTCGGGTGGTCTGGCGACGATCATCTGCATGCCAATCGTCGGCATCCTGATCTCTCGCATCGATGGCCGCTACCTGATTATGTTTGGATTCGCCAGCATCGCCGTTGCGCTCTTTCACATGACCAGTCTCGATCTGCAGATGAGCTTTAGTTACGCCGCCGTCCTGCGCTTCTATCAATCCATTGGCTTAGCGTTTCTATTTGTGCCCATCAATTCAATGATCTATCTGGGAATAGATCCTCGTAAGAACAACGATGTCTCCGGGCTATCAAATCTCGCGCGCAATATCGGCGGCTCAGCCGGAACATCATTCTTCACCACCGTGCTCGCTCGTCATCAGCAGGTCCACCAGACGTACCTGGTACAGAATGTCGTCGGCAGCAGCCAGCAATGGATGAGTTCCGTACACGCACTCACGTCCAGCCTGCAACATGGCTCGGCCGCGCTCTCCGATGCGCAGAGAGGCGCCTGTCTGCGCATCTATCAAAGTCTGGAGGCACAAGCGAGCGTGCTCTCCTATATCGATGTTCTTAGTATGTTGGCCGTCTTCTGCGCATGCATGATCCCGATGGCACTCCTGATGCAGAAACCTCCCAAAGGAATGCAGGCGTCCGCTCACTAG